The Macrobrachium nipponense isolate FS-2020 chromosome 1, ASM1510439v2, whole genome shotgun sequence genome includes a window with the following:
- the LOC135219746 gene encoding protein trapped in endoderm-1-like isoform X1 has translation MDSTEDAPGWVLVLTSVLAIIIAVLGFVGNLLTILALPYSKRLKNAATCFVVNLAVVEGLFCVTILPMSAAHLFSLFFADEKLFSSEGCSVFVFLRYVIIQTELLSIAAIAINRCLLIADPDKHRKVFTIPKSIAMIVMIWVVSAAIMLIPLLRVYGEFTYNYTTKECDFSDSKESGGEGPRKLFLAIGFLLPCAVIIISYSYIFYKARRSTGKVKRTKSDALLKAKGSIKSSTEVRRTGPADGLRKRDIRIARTIGGIFLAFIICCTPVSLAHYFDNKYHNLTLLLLLHPVYWTQYCINIFIYVFMNKQYLDAYVNYISRWWPNFREVAVTKFKWQEDQRSYNSKTKSTTFSNSVRFASRNESKSSIQVSQTAFVGNPDMKQLGDTSPEILDISLSVN, from the exons GCAATCTGCTCACAATCTTGGCTTTACCATATTCGAAGCGACTCAAGAACGCAGCCACATGTTTTGTTGTGAACCTCGCAGTTGTGGAAGGACTCTTCTGCGTCACCATCCTGCCCATGTCAGCTGCCCaccttttttccctcttcttcgcCGATGAGAAACTGTTCTCGTCAGAAGGATGTAGCGTGTTTGTCTTCCTTCGTTACGTCATCATCCAAACAGAGCTGCTGTCAATAGCAGCGATTGCTATTAACAG GTGTCTCCTGATAGCTGATCCTGACAAACACCGAAAAGTCTTCACAATCCCAAAATCCATTGCTATGATTGTCATGATCTGGGTTGTATCAGCTGCAATAATGCTCATCCCATTACTAAGA GTATATGGAGAATTCACTTATAACTATACAACGAAAGAATGTGATTTCAGCGACTCAAAGGAAAGCGGTGGGGAAGGTCCAAGGAAATTGTTCTTAGCTATAGGATTTCTCCTCCCATGTGCTGTTATCATCATCTCTTACTCCTACATTTTTTATAAG GCAAGAAGGAGTACAGGTAAAGTGAAACGGACAAAATCAGATGCATTACTCAAGGCCAAGGGTTCCATTAAGAGCTCAACTGAAGTCAG AAGAACAGGTCCAGCTGACGGACTAAGAAAACGTGACATTCGTATAGCAAGAACTATTGGTGGTATCTTTCTTGCATTTATTATATGCTGCACACCTGTTTCCTTGGCTCATTATTTTGACAATAAA TATCATAATTTGACACTCCTGTTACTGTTGCACCCAGTATACTGGACTCAGTATTGCAttaacatattcatatatgtcttcATGAACAAGCAGTATCTTGATGCATATGTGAACTACATCTCTCGCTGGTGGCCCAACTTTAGGGAG GTGGCTGTTACAAAATTCAAGTGGCAAGAGGACCAAAGAAGCTATAACAGTAAGACCAAATCTACCACTTTCAGCAATAGTGTGAGGTTTGCTTCAAGGAACGAATCAAAATCTAGTATCCAAGTCTCCCAGACTGCGTTTGTGGGTAACCCAGATATGAAGCAACTAGGTGACACATCACCAGAAATTCTGGATATATCACTTTCAGTGAACTAA
- the LOC135219746 gene encoding protein trapped in endoderm-1-like isoform X2, translating to MDSTEDAPGWVLVLTSVLAIIIAVLGFVGNLLTILALPYSKRLKNAATCFVVNLAVVEGLFCVTILPMSAAHLFSLFFADEKLFSSEGCSVFVFLRYVIIQTELLSIAAIAINRCLLIADPDKHRKVFTIPKSIAMIVMIWVVSAAIMLIPLLRVYGEFTYNYTTKECDFSDSKESGGEGPRKLFLAIGFLLPCAVIIISYSYIFYKARRSTGKVKRTKSDALLKAKGSIKSSTEVRTGPADGLRKRDIRIARTIGGIFLAFIICCTPVSLAHYFDNKYHNLTLLLLLHPVYWTQYCINIFIYVFMNKQYLDAYVNYISRWWPNFREVAVTKFKWQEDQRSYNSKTKSTTFSNSVRFASRNESKSSIQVSQTAFVGNPDMKQLGDTSPEILDISLSVN from the exons GCAATCTGCTCACAATCTTGGCTTTACCATATTCGAAGCGACTCAAGAACGCAGCCACATGTTTTGTTGTGAACCTCGCAGTTGTGGAAGGACTCTTCTGCGTCACCATCCTGCCCATGTCAGCTGCCCaccttttttccctcttcttcgcCGATGAGAAACTGTTCTCGTCAGAAGGATGTAGCGTGTTTGTCTTCCTTCGTTACGTCATCATCCAAACAGAGCTGCTGTCAATAGCAGCGATTGCTATTAACAG GTGTCTCCTGATAGCTGATCCTGACAAACACCGAAAAGTCTTCACAATCCCAAAATCCATTGCTATGATTGTCATGATCTGGGTTGTATCAGCTGCAATAATGCTCATCCCATTACTAAGA GTATATGGAGAATTCACTTATAACTATACAACGAAAGAATGTGATTTCAGCGACTCAAAGGAAAGCGGTGGGGAAGGTCCAAGGAAATTGTTCTTAGCTATAGGATTTCTCCTCCCATGTGCTGTTATCATCATCTCTTACTCCTACATTTTTTATAAG GCAAGAAGGAGTACAGGTAAAGTGAAACGGACAAAATCAGATGCATTACTCAAGGCCAAGGGTTCCATTAAGAGCTCAACTGAAGTCAG AACAGGTCCAGCTGACGGACTAAGAAAACGTGACATTCGTATAGCAAGAACTATTGGTGGTATCTTTCTTGCATTTATTATATGCTGCACACCTGTTTCCTTGGCTCATTATTTTGACAATAAA TATCATAATTTGACACTCCTGTTACTGTTGCACCCAGTATACTGGACTCAGTATTGCAttaacatattcatatatgtcttcATGAACAAGCAGTATCTTGATGCATATGTGAACTACATCTCTCGCTGGTGGCCCAACTTTAGGGAG GTGGCTGTTACAAAATTCAAGTGGCAAGAGGACCAAAGAAGCTATAACAGTAAGACCAAATCTACCACTTTCAGCAATAGTGTGAGGTTTGCTTCAAGGAACGAATCAAAATCTAGTATCCAAGTCTCCCAGACTGCGTTTGTGGGTAACCCAGATATGAAGCAACTAGGTGACACATCACCAGAAATTCTGGATATATCACTTTCAGTGAACTAA